Within Vigna radiata var. radiata cultivar VC1973A unplaced genomic scaffold, Vradiata_ver6 scaffold_223, whole genome shotgun sequence, the genomic segment CGTCCCTCTTGTACCAACGATTACTTCTCGCCCTCGTCGTATCACAAATATAGTATAAGCCATATTGTATACATatagttaacttttttatattgatttttttagtataatgttttattttatattgaactttaacttttcttttggGCTCTCCCATTAAACATCaggtaaaagaaaagtaatatgTGATTGTTTTATCTTTCAACTATTGCAAAGATGTTAagtaaacaagaaaaattgtcaaATACAACATTATCCAATTTTGTGGGATTTAGCTGATTAAATTCGAACTTGATTGggatttaaatatatatgacTTTATCTAAATTAATGGCTACgtacatttgaaattttaattaatagcaATGGTAAATACTATGGTGCAGAGCATGAAACATAACACCAAATAGTTGCCTTAACAGAGCAAGACGTGGCAACTTCCTTTGACATTGGTTTGTGGCTACCGACTAATGACGGTGTAATCGCCGCAAAATACAGACACGTGTTATAAGAAAGACAACCTACGTTCCAACGTGCTTCCAGCTTTTAAACGGTCggtacaatttattttattttattattttagtttctaattttctattatttttgtcaTGTTGTTcatacttttaaaatgaaagaagtccttaattttttattctatacctaattttcacatttattaaaatataagtatcagttaaattaatttaatgctataaatttcacaaaattaaaatttacaactgtcataatcatatataagaatgaagaaatgtaaggatacttttaaaataataacattaaataatactaacataattaaaatttacgaATATtgctattttatatatatattaactagaTTTTGGTAAAATGTAAAATCTTACTAGTTTATGAGTCTTTTcctattttaatcataatttcaattttaactacgtgatctttttaattaataaaagaaaaaaatagcagatctaattttcttaaattctcTATACCAATGGAAACTATATTATGTTATGTAATCTTTATCTAAATAATCGATATTAGATATCGTATTACAACAAGATGTGGTTGTATTAGTAATTAGCGTGCTATATAGAAAGGAAAAGACCACGTACGGACCTAGCTTTTGCAACTTGGAATTGCTCAAAACATAGCAGTACAGTTGTCGGTCTTCACATCACATTATTGTTTCAAAAGTTCATCAAATTCAGTGTGTACTTCGTCGAGGGTGAAGAATCTGGTTTACAAGAATCTCTGGAAGCTTTTTAGTAGCCTGTGCAAGTATCAATACGTGAATTGAAAGCAATTGGTACATGTGCAACTCAATAATATAGGAAATATACAAAGATGCTAACCTGGAAATTCCTCATGTGCAAAATAGGCTCACATCCAACATCTGCCACTGATTTCCCATTTGGTGTTTCCAACTTAAATCTCTCTGCCTTGTATGCAGAAAGGATATTTTCTTCATCAGGTAGGTTACAGCAGACTTTCAGGAGCGAGCTCAGAGAATTCATCTGAAAGGTTGAAGTCAGATGACAgcttccaaaaaaaaaacctaaagaAAACTGGTTCCAATCCAGATAAAACCCACCTggatatgaaaaatgatagaaCTAAAGTGTTTTCATTACATTTTAGCAGTAAACCTATAATGTACTTAATTACCTTCCCATTATAGTCATTTATTCAACTGCTATTCAAGATCTTGTCAATCTACCAGCATATCTCAAAATGGTTATAAACTGAGCTAAGCATTTGTAAAACAAATGACAAACTCTACCTTCATGTATGGACAAGATGCACAGCCACCATGAATGGAACAGCCCTCCCCGCTGGCTATTCCTGGTACCACGGGAAGTATGATATCATCCACTTTGGCAGATTGAACACCTGAGGATAAACTTGAGGATGATTTTGAGATTGAGTCTGAAGAAACTGGAAAGACTATTTCAACAGTAACTTTTGCTTTTTCAGAGGAGGACTTCGCAAGCTCCAACAAACTACGAACTTTAGCCACAATTGAAGTCACCATCCCAGATTCTGTTCCTAAAACAAATTGGAGATGGTCATTTATATTCCTGTCCAAAGCTTCCTGAACCCGATCCTGTATGAAATCTAAAATATTCTTAGTGGAGCCTACTACGCCCATTCCCCTTCTCTTTGCTTCCATTGCCAATGAAAACATCTCTCCAGGAACCTCAAGATGAGCAGTGAGAAACGCATCACAatacatttcttttatattctcCACAACTTCATGGCCAAATAGATGGTGAACAATGCATGTTCCATCCTGCCAACAAGTCACAAAAGCATAATAACCATGAAATTAAGTACGGAACCATAGATTGCTAATATTAGCCTACTAAAATAAACACACTCTCGCACACAAGCAGATGATAAGCGAATACAATATACCAGCCATATTATACAATCAAACTTTTCTAAATTTGTTGCAGAAAACAGAGAAAGACCACAATACTGTAAGTGCAGGCACTGACAAATTTCTCTCAAAGTCTGACGTTGCATAAACACAACacgtgaaaaagaaaaatgaaattatttaacaaaGCATACACCAATTTATGCGAAAGAAATTGTGAGAGGGAAATGTACAATAAGAATGAGATATCATACTGGCTAACCAAGTATATCATTGCCACGTGGAAAATAATGTACAACAAACCGTTTTCTCTTGAAACCAGCATCCCAAAAGGATAAAACAGCAGATCTCAACCAAATGTATAGACACAACATGTAAATGAATCACATCACATTCCAAATGAATCAGATTCTTTCCTGGCTTTTTAAAAAACGCGCTGAAGATCTCACCTCAAAATAGTGAAGTCGAGGTAATAATGATCTAATAGAGTCTTGACTGTGCTCGGGATGTATTGCAGCAATCTCTTCATCAGTCATATTTGCCATTTGTTGGAACAATTCTTTAATGTTTGCACCCATGTAAGAATCAGGTCCATACCATATGCTCAAATCTGGAACTTGAGCAAATGCCTGCATAAATATGACCaacatattatttaaagaaacgACTGAATGGGCTTGGTGATGATCATCATATGATCATTACAATGTCAAAGAGGAATAGTAAAGGTTTGTATCTGACCAACCTGTAGGATAGTCTGGACAACATTTGATGAAGTACAGGTTATTGTAGGCACAAGCTCATGAGCAAATGCCTTTGTCTCTAACTTAGTATTAATGTATATGACGTGCAAAGACGTAGACCTGGAAGCAGCTGAAAGATATTCCATGTAAGTAGGAGTAGCTGCAGCATCAGCCAGAGAGCAACCAATTTGCTCATTTGACATCCTATACACACCAACCTGCAAGTAATTATCCAAAGAAAAATCAAGGAATAAGGATTAAAACAGACCAGATACTGAACTTTACTAATATGGTTTACTGCAGCACATATGACCTGCTTCCTACAAAACCATTCACCGATGTTTATAAATAGGAAATTAAATAGAGTCCATCTTCTAGACAGCCTTCAATTATGATTACTTATTTCGCCTGCTGATAGCTATCTTCAAAAcagagaacaaaaaaaaaaacaagaaaattgcATACCTCACTAAAACCCGCTTGATCAAGGATGGCACGCACATTTTCTGACATAAAATCTACACCTAACACTGTTATGAACTGGCATCCAGCTTTTGCCATTTTAACTGCAGTATCTGCCATGACCAGTGAATCAGATATATGGATATGTGGCCATTGCTTCTGAGCAGCAGTTAAAACGCCTTGGACCTCAGGATCCATGTAAAAGTGTGCAACAACACCAATGTTCTTCTCCGTCAGCAAATTGACTAATTCATCAACTTTTACCTCATTAGGGAACAGATATTTTGCCTGCAGTGGAGCTAGAACAAAATTAGGAGAACAATGCTGTCAGGTCATGTTCAAGAAATTATGGCATTTGTGGTGGGCATAACCATCCATTATGATGTGAAGTAGCATGTCCTTTCAGAGAAGAACCAGTTGAACGGATAAAGTAAGCATGGTGacataatgttttaaattgaatttcattaacaaaacaaagaggaaaataaaaactCCCAAAAATTactaaaagcccaaattaacaaGTTAGTACGTACAGCTTAACCTACTTCAGCACTCTTAGTCCTTGGCTGATATGTCATGCATATTGAGTTGTTCaactttgagaaaaaaaatctcatCAAACCAAAGCACCACCAAAAAAATGAGCAGGAAGTTTTTGGTAAAGTGGGACTTTcatcaaatacaaaatttgtacGCACAAAAGTGTCTTACAAAGATGTTACAATGATGGTGTTTCTCAATACAACTAATCAATAGTAAAGATGTAACAAGTAGAAAGGCATAGCTTAGTTAAACATGAGTCACAATACACCATTGTCTAGTTGATGTGTTGGATGCACAGTACAAGAAATTTTGAGggaaagaaagggaagaaaagaaaggtcGGGGTAGATAAGGGCCGAAGGAAGAGggtgaaagaagaaagaaagaaaaggaaaaagaaaaagtggtcCCTCATTTAACTTATTAAGaatgattaaaatttgagtCTTGCAATCatctttccttttttgttatttgACAATTACTTACTATCGAAAAGATATTGTCCGGtagttaattttttaccaaatcAAAATCACTTTGGCTAATACCACCATCTATCCACCATCCAACAAACAAGaagacaacacaaaaaaaaaaacaaaagaaaaatagtcCTCCACCTTTTGAGGAGGATCAGATCCTCACGATAACAAAAGGAAACCTGCACTCACTAGTACTCTTCACTTTTTTGACGGTGTAAGATTCTGTTAGATTGAAACCACTCCCAGCCCCAGAAATAACAAATTATGCcgaaaagaaaagagagggaAAAAAGCAAACAAACAAACCATTCGTGATTGGATGAATTCGAgagattcaaaataaaaaatgtcaaacGGTGCTAACCTGGGCTTCAGCGTAGCTACCCTTGGGAAAAACCCCGTCAGAGGTAATAACCAAGGAAGGAAAAGGCTCAAAGGGAAACTTCCCTTCCCTCTGAGCCACCAACTGCTTGGTCCTCTTCTGCATGCTCACCAGCACGTTGTGCCACGTGTTAACCCTCGATCGCCCACTACCTCCCGGCAACCCCGCATTCAGACTAGCCAAATCATCGGTGCTCACATTCATAACTTCCTCCGGCTTTGAACCATCCAGCACCCACACCAGACACGCGCAGAAACCCCTCGTAATATCCGAATCACTGTCCGCCGCCACCCTCACTTTCCCCTCCTCGTCGATCCTCACCTCTACCCAGACGCGCGAGGTGCACCCCATCACCCGGTTCGAGTCGACCCGACTCGACTCCGCCATAGGCTCCATCGCCGCCGCGAAGTCAAGCAGGCGCTTCACCCGCTCCCTCGGCTCCTGCAGCAACCGGAACTCCGCCGCCAGCTGCTCGAGCTTGGACGGAACGACGAGCTCGGAGGTGGCTATCGCAGAGCAGGAAATCACAGGGTTTGGCTTGACCGAACTTGAACGGCGTCGGAGGCATTTGAAGGGTTTAAGTAACGGAAGTTGTTGTTTGAGGGGTTGAACGATGAAGGGTTTTGGTTTGCATGAGGTTGAGAGGAAAAAGGAAGTGGAGACAGTGGTGTTCACAGTGATAACTGCCATGGCTAGTTAGTAGGAATGCTTGGAAAGGGTCGAATTGGAGCGAAAGAGCGAAAGGGTTAAAATAACTCCAAAAATGGGAACAGTTGGGAAGAAACAACATGAAGAATCAGTGAAGGGCCCAAAGGGGATGATTTCCCCCAATTTGTCATTTGTTGCCCCTTTTTCTGTTCCAGCATCTTGTCACTGTTACGTGAGCTTAAACACGACAATTTTGTCGAAAAAGGTAAGCTAAGATTTGTAGTAATTAAGATTAGTAGCACATATTTGTATTATGTTTTCTACAAAGTATGACAAACATGTCACGAATATTGTCTCTTGTGAGAGTGGGCCAAGACACATTCTATGCACTGAATTTCTCTAGCAGTTTCGCCTACTCGCATTTCTTGGGAGCATCTTTCAGAAAGTTGACATTGCCTAATATCTAAAATCTActtaagaataagaataaataaactaGGTTTAAACCATAAGTTAAGTTGAGAGATTCAGTTTAGTCCCTACTTtcaaaaatgtcaatttttagtttctatgatatgaaaaatgtatcaaatcagtccttacgataacacttaatgaacaataaatcacaagttttcatatctaggtatctaatattttgttatttgtgaacggaaggtgttatgaacaacaaatcatttaatgaaaaacttgtgattagTTAACGaataagactgatttgatacatttttcatatcatagggacttctaaaggttgacatttttaaaaacgggactaaactgaacatcgaacttaacttaggaaaaaaaaaatttaaaccaataAACTACTAATTTCTGTTAAAgcgtttttctttatttcatgtcatttttaatttatcaaatatttatcattttgatcgttaaatgaaatttaagaacTAATTTACAAGTTTTGTAATcctttaaaaattgtttaatttaatgtttaatgcATCGAAGATAATACTTTAACTATGAAATTCAATACTTTTAGTAATGATTATCGAATGTCCatctatattaaattaaaattttctaattttgtattttggataCTTTAATACGTGCTTGGCTAAAAAagtatgaagaagaaaaaaatagtgagTTTAGTAGTATCAAcctgagaaagagaaagataagtTCAGAGGAGAATTATATAACTGTCCGTTTTGTTCTTCTTGCTGTTTTACTTGTATcactaaaaattaagaataaataatacaaataaaaaaacagagggataaatttgtaattgaaaaaaaacattactttttttatttaaaaccaCATACTTATTATcactctattttaaaaaaaaatttactcattttgatttatttctCTCCTCACTCAACTTCATGGTGAAATTTTTTTACGATTAGGGATGTTAACGAATCGAGTTCGGGGCGGATAATGTGATATTCGAACTTGACCTGCATGTGAAAAGGTGTACCATATTTGTTTTGTTCGTCGGatatttgcataaaaaaattgtgcAGATTTTTTTTAACCCACATATACCGTTGTATACCTGTTTCAACTCgcaaatttttaaaatggacAGGTCCAAACtttctttttaggttttctttcaTAATCTTAAGATCGGCCAAGTCCAAACCTTTCTATTAGGGTTCTCCTTTTCCTCTCCATCTTCTGCGAGCCAACTGCTTCTTTTCCACAGCTCGAACAATAACCCTTAGCCCAAAGGTCAAATCTTCATCATAACATTCGAAACCTGCAAGAGAAAACATAATTACCTGAAGCGGTTGTAATAGTATTCGCTTTGGTTATTGTTTGTAGATTGTCCGGTCGGATGAGGAACAATGACGAGTAGGAGGAAAACCTAAATTCAGGAACTCTAAAATCGATTTAGGCTTTGGCCCAATTttaaagtagaaaaagaaaacctaattaaaaagttagaaaaaaaacctaatagataaaattataattttatttttctggatAAACGGATACCTACAATGTGATACCCAAACCCGACCCGTTAAcaagcggatattaaaatatctgctaTCCACAGATAAGAGATATCAGTGGATATTAAATACCCACAACGAATTTTATCTGCTGATATCGATGAAtacgagtttttttttttcatccttaCTACGTTCCATCTAGTtcgaaaaattaaataataataataatataatcgTTTGACGAGTTAGAAAGTCACGCACTGGTGTAATAATGATGACAGAACAAGatgctatttttcttttcatttaaagtGAGGCGATTCCTTATCACTTTcttgaataaaatttttaaagatacATGTACAGAATAATATGTGAAAATTATTGTAGAACTACTTTttgataacttaaaaaatatattaaattccgatagttaaactataaaatgaaaaatatccttttaatattattaaattcaaaatcattttatattttctgaaataaaatttatataaacaaatgtcaaatataaaattactaatgTAAGAAcctaagaatatatataatatgtataaatattaaaagaagttgGGGACGaaactgaattaaaataaaagggagGGACCACTTAACTAAAAAGAATCAGTTTAATTTTGCTGCTGGACTTTCTGAAAAGCATAAGTCATTCTCTCAAGAACGTTTCTCTCTCTAGACCTCATACTCTCCATTtttcctctgccttctctctacctTTTCTTTCAACTGAACCGTTAGAATTTCAATCCGTAGGCGTCTAAACGATCCTGACGCTGAGAGCTTCAATTGGCACCGATCAATTTCAGGATTCATTGATGTAAGTTGCTCTTCATTGTTCCTTGCTGTTTTGGAACCCTAGACCATGCAATTTGTTGTTGCATGtgtcttctatttttttttcttccaatccCTGTCCaattctagctctaagagttgtTCTTTATCACCACATTATGGGTTGTAGGGTGCTGTTTAGATTATTCGCGTGTGAGATACTGTAGTTGTGGATCTCCGAGCTGAGTAAAGAAATTTCAAGGTAAGGGTAGCTGactttgctttgttttgtttggctGTGATTTTGGGAATGATGGAAAGGAATATACGTTTTAATAGATGTTAAGcctctgtttttattttgacGGTGAAAATATTGATACGATTGATAAAAGGTTTTTGGAGCTAAGTTTTCTGTTGATTCTATGGGCATGAGTGTTGTGTTAgatacatttgtttttttttttttttttttgtgttgttaatAAAGTTGAGCATGATTTTGGTATGTGATATCATGGTTTTGTGGTGcctaatttaattataagaataGTATTACCAATATGCGACCTATTTATACGTGTAGgaaattttgatttcttttgatGCAGAAGAATTGTACTAGggaaatgttattattttaatacagtacaaatatattattatatttaaatttatgactAAATTTTGGAAATCCATGTTGAATATATTCATGGTACGGcggtaaatatttttttggttaagGAAAATGATGTAGTGTAAGTACTATGATTAATACCTTATGTGtatggataaaaataaaagaaaaaaaaactatgtttaAGTATTGTGATAATTTTGGAATAGAAAATTATTATCCTTTAATTTATGAACTTGCATCAATT encodes:
- the LOC106753329 gene encoding quinolinate synthase, chloroplastic translates to MAVITVNTTVSTSFFLSTSCKPKPFIVQPLKQQLPLLKPFKCLRRRSSSVKPNPVISCSAIATSELVVPSKLEQLAAEFRLLQEPRERVKRLLDFAAAMEPMAESSRVDSNRVMGCTSRVWVEVRIDEEGKVRVAADSDSDITRGFCACLVWVLDGSKPEEVMNVSTDDLASLNAGLPGGSGRSRVNTWHNVLVSMQKRTKQLVAQREGKFPFEPFPSLVITSDGVFPKGSYAEAQAKYLFPNEVKVDELVNLLTEKNIGVVAHFYMDPEVQGVLTAAQKQWPHIHISDSLVMADTAVKMAKAGCQFITVLGVDFMSENVRAILDQAGFSEVGVYRMSNEQIGCSLADAAATPTYMEYLSAASRSTSLHVIYINTKLETKAFAHELVPTITCTSSNVVQTILQAFAQVPDLSIWYGPDSYMGANIKELFQQMANMTDEEIAAIHPEHSQDSIRSLLPRLHYFEDGTCIVHHLFGHEVVENIKEMYCDAFLTAHLEVPGEMFSLAMEAKRRGMGVVGSTKNILDFIQDRVQEALDRNINDHLQFVLGTESGMVTSIVAKVRSLLELAKSSSEKAKVTVEIVFPVSSDSISKSSSSLSSGVQSAKVDDIILPVVPGIASGEGCSIHGGCASCPYMKMNSLSSLLKVCCNLPDEENILSAYKAERFKLETPNGKSVADVGCEPILHMRNFQATKKLPEILVNQILHPRRSTH